A genomic segment from Candidatus Fermentibacter sp. encodes:
- the lexA gene encoding transcriptional repressor LexA yields the protein MLNDRAREILSYIRSFQQEHGLPPTIREIGKAAGISSTNGVRYYLTMLERAGYLKRRGKVSRGNSLLSSAPRPGVPLLGRVAAGAPILAEENVEDTLDVGEVFGDTSGSFALRVRGDSMIDAGVLDGDVVIVRQRDQARSGDMVVALLGDEATVKYYRPRGDRIELVPANSRYEPIRVTSETEFRVLGVVTGVLRTVG from the coding sequence ATGTTGAACGACCGGGCGCGAGAGATCCTCTCCTACATCCGGAGCTTCCAGCAGGAGCACGGCCTTCCCCCCACGATCCGCGAGATCGGCAAGGCCGCCGGAATCTCGTCCACCAACGGTGTGCGCTACTACCTCACCATGCTCGAGCGGGCCGGCTACCTGAAGCGCCGGGGCAAGGTCTCGCGCGGGAACAGCCTGCTCTCCTCTGCGCCGCGGCCGGGCGTGCCGCTGCTGGGTCGCGTGGCCGCCGGCGCGCCCATCCTCGCGGAGGAGAACGTCGAGGACACGCTCGACGTGGGCGAGGTCTTCGGCGACACGAGCGGCTCGTTCGCGCTGCGCGTGCGCGGGGACAGCATGATCGACGCGGGCGTGCTCGATGGCGACGTGGTCATCGTGCGGCAGCGCGACCAGGCGAGGTCCGGCGACATGGTGGTCGCTCTCCTCGGCGACGAGGCGACCGTGAAGTACTACCGCCCGCGCGGCGACCGCATCGAGCTGGTGCCGGCGAACTCGAGGTACGAGCCGATCCGGGTGACGTCCGAGACCGAGTTCAGGGTCCTGGGCGTCGTGACCGGAGTGCTCCGCACCGTCGGCTGA
- the tnpA gene encoding IS200/IS605 family transposase: MFSIRGGSEMNFSLPHEIDEALRGRWEPVYRSHLHYAISWSTRGRRQVLRARHARTLRELIQKACDELGFSMVEFAATTDHVHLLLGLRPTQSVASAVRQLKGRTGLALLEAYPELRVWLRGNLVWDEPYSVETVSALRVGKVAERIRTLHAADEDLAAAS; encoded by the coding sequence ATGTTCAGCATCAGAGGAGGAAGCGAGATGAACTTCAGCCTCCCCCACGAGATCGACGAGGCGCTGCGCGGCCGCTGGGAGCCCGTCTACCGCAGCCACCTCCATTACGCCATCAGTTGGAGCACCCGCGGCCGCCGCCAGGTTCTCCGTGCCCGCCATGCCCGCACGCTGAGGGAGCTGATCCAGAAGGCGTGCGATGAGCTCGGTTTCTCCATGGTCGAGTTCGCCGCCACCACCGACCATGTCCACCTGCTCCTCGGCCTGCGTCCCACGCAGAGCGTGGCCAGCGCCGTCCGCCAACTGAAGGGCCGGACCGGCCTGGCCCTGCTCGAGGCCTACCCGGAGCTGCGGGTCTGGCTCCGCGGCAACCTGGTCTGGGACGAGCCCTACTCGGTCGAGACGGTGAGCGCCCTTCGGGTCGGGAAGGTCGCCGAGCGGATCCGTACCCTCCACGCCGCCGACGAGGACCTCGCCGCGGCGAGCTAG